A genomic window from Parvularcula sp. LCG005 includes:
- a CDS encoding 6-phosphogluconolactonase has translation MNKIEIYETRDALFEETARSIAQSLTEAIKTRGEAVFVGSGGSTPKPVYQNLTADETVPWEKVTVTLTDERRAPPSANVDNASMVKECLITGHSRFATFVGLDDQQSLSDVPARFASVLMGMGGDGHFASIFPHSEGSEAALKGEGGVILPVTPDPLPEGAPYPRWTLSKPALCNTDSMILLITGEDKKAVLEQAMEDGPVLDLPIRALLRDENLPLRILWAA, from the coding sequence ATGAATAAGATCGAGATTTATGAGACACGGGACGCCCTGTTTGAAGAGACGGCCCGCTCCATTGCGCAGTCCCTCACCGAGGCCATCAAGACGCGCGGTGAGGCGGTATTCGTCGGCTCTGGCGGATCAACGCCGAAACCGGTCTATCAGAACCTGACCGCGGACGAGACCGTGCCGTGGGAGAAGGTGACCGTTACCCTGACCGATGAGCGTCGCGCGCCGCCATCCGCCAATGTCGACAATGCCAGCATGGTCAAGGAATGCCTGATCACCGGACATAGCCGGTTCGCCACGTTCGTCGGCCTTGATGATCAGCAGTCGCTAAGCGACGTCCCCGCCCGCTTTGCCAGTGTCCTGATGGGCATGGGCGGCGATGGCCACTTTGCGTCGATCTTTCCGCATAGTGAGGGAAGTGAGGCGGCGCTCAAAGGTGAAGGCGGCGTGATCCTGCCCGTGACCCCCGATCCGCTGCCTGAAGGCGCGCCCTATCCGCGTTGGACACTGAGCAAACCGGCCCTGTGCAACACTGACAGCATGATCCTGCTGATCACTGGCGAAGACAAAAAAGCCGTCCTCGAGCAGGCCATGGAAGATGGCCCTGTGCTCGACCTTCCCATTCGTGCTCTCTTGCGCGACGAAAATCTGCCCCTTCGGATTCTGTGGGCAGCCTGA